The sequence GAAGCGGGGTGCAGCCATAGGGCCGCCCCGCTTTTGGCTATCATGTAACTCGGCTAGATGCTGTTCCAATTGCTGGCGGCTGCCCCCAGTAAAAGAGAGCCGCACTGGCTTCACTTGGGCGAATGGCAAAAGGGCGTGGTCGTCGCCTAATGCTTGAAACACCTCTTGAAAAAAACGGTGGTCAAAGTGAATCGTTGAGCGGACATAAGGATGGCCGTGATACAGCTTTGGGCAATGAAGTGTCAAGCCATTCATTAAAATGATATCGCCAGGGGCAAGGGAAAAAATTTGATCGCCAATTAAGTACGTGCATTTGCCTTCATGAAAATAAAAGATTTCTGCTTGTTCGTGAGAGTGAAAGGAAAGCGTCCGTTCATTTTTATGGTTTTCTTTGTAGTTAAAATTCAATGCTGGCGTTTGTAAAAGCGCATCGCTCATGTTGTTTGCTCCGATGGCATCATACGCTCGGCTTGTGCTTGGGCGCGCAAGCACAGCTCCGCTGCTTTAAAAGCATGGGCTTGCGTCATCGCGTGTTCCGTCCGGTTTAGGCAATCGAGAATCAACTCGCCAAAAAACGGAAACCCGACTTTCCCGGATAAAGCAAAATGCTGTTCGCCATCTTTGTTAACCAGATAGAGATGGTCGCCACCATTGTCACGGGCGACATCGACATACTTGCGCAGTTCGATTGTCCCCTCTGTCCCTGTAATGAACGTCCGCCCGTCTCCCCATGTGCTTAACCCGTCTGGCGTGTGCCAATCTACTTTAAAAAAGTGTGTCGCGCCATTGTCGCCGACGAGCGTCGCATCGCCGTAATCCTCAAGTTCAGGGTAATCAGGATTGGCATAATTGGCGACTTTGCTGTGAAGCACCGTCGCGTCGCGGGCCCCGGAAAAATACAGGAATTGCTCGATCTGATGGCTGCCGATGTCGCAAAGAATACCGCCATACTTCTCTTTTTCGAAGAACCACTTTGGACGGCTTGGGGCGTTAAGCCGGTGCGGTCCAAATCCTGTTACTTGCAAAACGCGGCCAATCGCCCCTTGCTGGATTAAATCGCCTGCAAATACAGCCGACTCGACATGCAAGCGCTCGCTGTAATAAACCATGTATTTTTGTTTAGTCCGCTCAACGGTTGCTTTTGCCTGTTCAAGCTGCTCAAGCGATGTAAACGGCGTTTTGTCTGTAAAATAGTCCTTACCGCTTTCCATTACTTGAATGCCAAGGGCGGCCCGCTCAGATGGGATCGCTGCCGCGGCAACTAAAGCGATTGTTTCATCGCTAAGAATATCGGCAACGCTAGCAGCCACTTGCACATTTGGATAGGTGCCAACAAAAGCAGCGACTTTTTTAGGATCGGGATCGTACACAGACACAAGCGTTGCCCCCGCCTCAAGCAAGCCATTGCACATACCGTATATATGTCCATGGTCAAGCCCGATTGCAGAAAAGCGAAATTCGTCTTTATTGACGACTTTGTTTGGTTTTCCTTTTGGCGCATAACTCATCCCATTTTGCTTGTTCATCGTTTTCCTCCTCAGTAGCTTTTTCGTACATCCAACGTTTGATTGGTTGTGACCGTTTTTCCTGGAGAGTTGCGGATTCGTTCGTTTAAGTTTTGCTCATAAAGGGCTTCATCTAATGGGAGTTCGACCCAATTGTCGATCCACGTTGACAAATGCATGGCATTGGATAATGTCAGACCTTGAATGCCTTCCTCGCCTGGGGCAATTAGTGGAACGCCATGTAAAATCGCATCGACAAAATTTTGGGTAATGCCTTGGTGCCCCGTTTCGGCGCCAGCGACAGGGATATCAATTTTCCAATGTTCTGGAGCACCAAAACCGCCTTTATAGGATGCGTTAAACGTGGGCTCTGGTGTCCGCAACTGCCAAAAAGACAGCGTTTCGCCTTCAATGACCGCTTTTCCTCTTGTGCCAGTCACTTCAAGGCGGTTGGTCCCTGGAGCTTCTGCTGTTGTCGTAATAAACACGCCAGTCGCACCGCTTTCGTACTCCATATAAGCGGTGACTTCATCCTCCACTTCAATATCGCGGTATTTTCCAAATGAGCAAAAAGCACGGATTCGTTTCGGTTCCATGCCAATCAGCCAGCCCCATAAATCTAATTGGTGGGGGCACTGGTTGATGAGGACGCCGCCGCCCTCGCCTGGCCAGGTGGCGCGCCAACTGCTTGAGTCATAATAGCTTTGCGAGCGGTACCAATCGGTAATGATCCAATTCATTCGCCGAATCGTCCCTAATTCGCCCGATTGGATCAAATCTTTAAGCTTTAGATAAATCGGCTTTGTCCGTTGATTGTACATTAAAGAATACACACGCCCGCTTTTTTGAGCTGCTTCATTCATTTCCCGCACTTGGCGCGTGTACACGCCTGCAGGCTTCTCGCAAAGGACGTGCAGGCCTGCGGCAAAGGCTTGCTCAGCAAGGCGTGAGTGGCTATAGTGTGGCGTGGCAATGAGCACGGCATCAACGACATTGGCGTGAAAGAAATCCGTTTCATTCGTAAATACAGGCACTTCGTCGCCAAAATGTTGTTGCAAGGCACTGGCCCGCTCGCCGTCTTCTTCCAATAATGCGCCAAGACATGCGCTTTTTATGCTTCCATCTGCTAAGTAAGCGGCATGGGCGCCGCCCATATTGCCAACACCAATCACACCGATCCGCACTTGATCCATCAAATCTTCTCCTTTTGTTTGCGCTTACAAACAGTGTAGTCTTCATGAGGAGGTTTAGCTGATCTATTGTTGGGGATTTTCGATTTTTACTTATACGTGGTTGTTGTCTGTATTCATGGACAAGCGGTATTGGTGCGGCGTTGCATTGGTTTTGCGCTTGAACATTTGGATGAAATACGAGACATTCGTTAAACCGATACGCTGGCTAATTTCGTCGATAGGCAAGCTCGTCGTTTGCAAAAGGTGGCACGCTTCTTTCATGCGCCGCGCTGTTAAATAGTCGGTAATGCTACTTCCCGTCTCACGGCGAAACACTTTAGAAACATACGACTTGGACAAATACAAGTCCTGTGCCAGTAGCGACAGGTCAAATGGTTCCATTAGATGGTCTTCAATCCAGCCCATAATCCGTTCGGCGTAATGGATTTTGCGGAGCTCCTTTGTAGGAGGCCGTCCCTTTAGCTGATGCTGCATATAGCTGAGCAGTTGAATTAAAAGCAACTCTTCCCGTTCAGCCCGTTCGTTGATCGAAGCTGCTTCAGCCATTTTGTCATGCATGTCGCATAAGGAGCGAATGTAAAAGTAGTCTTCAGAAAAATCAATAAATGGATCTTGGTTGTAGTCATTTTTCAATTGGCGGAAAAATTGGACCATCGCCGGATAGGCCGTTAGGCGCTTTTCGGCATGCAATGGGTCGAAATGAAGTGTGGCCCGTTCATATGTAGCGGCAGAAGCAGGCGCAACATGGTGCAATTGAAAGGGCTGGAAGAAAAAAAGCATGCCTTTTTTGATTGGCGACATTTGCTGGTTCACAACGACACTGCCGGCCCCATCAAACACAATGAGCAATTCACAACCTTGGTGCCAGTGGTAATAGCCATTATAATCAGTCGGATAAAACAGCTTCTTATGATGCCAATCAAGCGCTTCAGAGCTTTGGGGACTTTGCTGGAACAATGGCTTTTTTGTCATGCTGCCGCACTCCTTTTGTGCAACAAAACAATATTTCTTTCCATTGTATCATGATTTTTTTATTGGCGGAAGCGCTATCATTTGTATCAAAAGGAGGGAGTCAGATGGAAACAGTACAACACATCATCGGCATCGATGAATTGGAACAACGCATCATAAAGATGGCCAAGCAAATGGAGCCCCGTTCACCCCATGCGTCAAATAGCAGCGGGCGGTACGACGATATGCCTGTTAGCTGGTGGACTTCTGGCTTTTACCCTGGTTTGCTTTGGCTGATGCATGATGTGACTGGCAATGCTTTCTTTAACAATCAAGCAGAAGGTTGGTCCCGCAAAATCGAGGAAGCATTCCAAGAACATCCAATCATCTTGCACCATGATGTGGGCTTTCAATTTTTGTTGACGGCGGTGATGGAGTATGAACAAACAGGAAGCGAAGACGGGCTCCGAATCGGCTTGAAGGCAGCGAATTATTTGGTAGGGCGGTTCAATCCAGTTGGCGGTTTTATTAAAGCGTGGAATGGCGACGACAAAAAAGGCTGGGCCATTATTGACTGCATGATGAACATTTCTTTGCTTTATTGGGCCAGCCGCGTCACCAATGACCCGAGCTACGGACAGATTGCCTCAGCACACGCTGATACAACGTTGCAATGGGGCGTCCGCAACGATGGCAGCACAAGCCATATCCTTTCTTTTAACCCCCATACAGGGGAATTTATCGAGTCCATTGGCGGCCAAGGATACGGACCTGACTCAGCATGGAGCCGGGGGAACGCCTGGGCGTTGTATGGCTTTGCCAATGCCAGTCGCCACACAGGGAAGCGCGCCTATTTGCATGCAGCTAAACGAATTGCCCACTTTTTTCTGGCCGCGTTGCCAGAAGACAATGTGCCGCACTGGGATTTTCGCTGCGGCGGAGAAGAAGAGGAGCCACGGGACAGTTCCGCTGCGGCCATCGCCGCTTCTGGCTTACTTGAAATCGAAGCACAAGTGCCACAGCGAGAAAAACGTATGTACCGGCGGGCGGCAGAAAAGATATTACAATCGCTGAGCACCCATTATTTGGCGAGTGACGAAAGCGAGGCGGTCTTGACAAAGGCAACAGGCAATGCCCCACAAGGCCGCGACATAAACGTCTCTCTCATTTATGGTGATTATTTCTTTGCTGAAGCGATTGCAAAACGAAACGGTTGGCAACGGCGGATTTTCTAATTGAAAGAAAAGGAGGCCAAAAATGAATGAAAGCGAAAATGGGGGAGAGTGTCCAACTACAGACACGCCGAAATAAAGCCGCAAAATCAACGCTCACATGGTATTTGTTTTTGTTGCCAACATTATTGGGGATTGCTTGTTTTATTCTTTATCCCGTGTTTGAATCGTTCCGTTTGAGTTTTTACCGCTCAAACGGGACGATCGAAACGTGGATTGGTTTAGGCAATTATCAACGTGTTTTAGGTTCAAGTGCATTTTGGAATGCGGTTTACAATACGTTTTATATTGCTTTTTTTCAGCTGCTGCTAGCGATTCCAGCCGGGTTTGTCCTCGCCAGCATGATCAATCGCATAAAACGATTTCAAAGCATGTTTAAAGTGTTGTTTTTCTTGCCTAATGTTACTTCAATCGTTGCTGCTGCGATGATTTTTATGTTTGTGCTCCAGCCGGAAGTCGGCCTCATTAACCATTTCTTAGACTTGCTTGGCTTGCCGACGTCCCCATGGCTATCTGATCCGTCGACCTCAAAAGCAGGCGTCATTTTGCTGGCTGTTTGGCATTGGCTCGGCTTTGTCATTATTATTTGTTTGGCCAATTTGCAAGCGATTTCACCGGAATTGTATGAAGCCGCTGAAATCGACGGCGCCTCCAGTTTGCAACAATGGCTGTTTATCACGATTCCGAACATGGCAGGGACATTCGCTTTTCTGTTTATCATGGGCTGGATTTCTGGTTTACAGCGGTTCCAAGAAGTGTTTGTGCTCGGCGGTCCAGGGGG is a genomic window of Shouchella clausii containing:
- a CDS encoding AraC family transcriptional regulator, which gives rise to MSDALLQTPALNFNYKENHKNERTLSFHSHEQAEIFYFHEGKCTYLIGDQIFSLAPGDIILMNGLTLHCPKLYHGHPYVRSTIHFDHRFFQEVFQALGDDHALLPFAQVKPVRLSFTGGSRQQLEQHLAELHDSQKRGGPMAAPRFQLAFMDLLLYLCSYWGTSQHELPKGEMSQKEKTVQAVVSFIESHYQEHLGLETIEEALHVSKYHLSKVFKEMTGVTIFKYLYQRRVNQAKIELLVSDASITDICYQVGFHYPSHFTKVFKQFTGITPAQYKRQSMSG
- a CDS encoding Gfo/Idh/MocA family protein, which gives rise to MNKQNGMSYAPKGKPNKVVNKDEFRFSAIGLDHGHIYGMCNGLLEAGATLVSVYDPDPKKVAAFVGTYPNVQVAASVADILSDETIALVAAAAIPSERAALGIQVMESGKDYFTDKTPFTSLEQLEQAKATVERTKQKYMVYYSERLHVESAVFAGDLIQQGAIGRVLQVTGFGPHRLNAPSRPKWFFEKEKYGGILCDIGSHQIEQFLYFSGARDATVLHSKVANYANPDYPELEDYGDATLVGDNGATHFFKVDWHTPDGLSTWGDGRTFITGTEGTIELRKYVDVARDNGGDHLYLVNKDGEQHFALSGKVGFPFFGELILDCLNRTEHAMTQAHAFKAAELCLRAQAQAERMMPSEQTT
- a CDS encoding Gfo/Idh/MocA family protein, producing the protein MDQVRIGVIGVGNMGGAHAAYLADGSIKSACLGALLEEDGERASALQQHFGDEVPVFTNETDFFHANVVDAVLIATPHYSHSRLAEQAFAAGLHVLCEKPAGVYTRQVREMNEAAQKSGRVYSLMYNQRTKPIYLKLKDLIQSGELGTIRRMNWIITDWYRSQSYYDSSSWRATWPGEGGGVLINQCPHQLDLWGWLIGMEPKRIRAFCSFGKYRDIEVEDEVTAYMEYESGATGVFITTTAEAPGTNRLEVTGTRGKAVIEGETLSFWQLRTPEPTFNASYKGGFGAPEHWKIDIPVAGAETGHQGITQNFVDAILHGVPLIAPGEEGIQGLTLSNAMHLSTWIDNWVELPLDEALYEQNLNERIRNSPGKTVTTNQTLDVRKSY
- a CDS encoding AraC family transcriptional regulator; protein product: MTKKPLFQQSPQSSEALDWHHKKLFYPTDYNGYYHWHQGCELLIVFDGAGSVVVNQQMSPIKKGMLFFFQPFQLHHVAPASAATYERATLHFDPLHAEKRLTAYPAMVQFFRQLKNDYNQDPFIDFSEDYFYIRSLCDMHDKMAEAASINERAEREELLLIQLLSYMQHQLKGRPPTKELRKIHYAERIMGWIEDHLMEPFDLSLLAQDLYLSKSYVSKVFRRETGSSITDYLTARRMKEACHLLQTTSLPIDEISQRIGLTNVSYFIQMFKRKTNATPHQYRLSMNTDNNHV
- a CDS encoding glycoside hydrolase family 88 protein; protein product: METVQHIIGIDELEQRIIKMAKQMEPRSPHASNSSGRYDDMPVSWWTSGFYPGLLWLMHDVTGNAFFNNQAEGWSRKIEEAFQEHPIILHHDVGFQFLLTAVMEYEQTGSEDGLRIGLKAANYLVGRFNPVGGFIKAWNGDDKKGWAIIDCMMNISLLYWASRVTNDPSYGQIASAHADTTLQWGVRNDGSTSHILSFNPHTGEFIESIGGQGYGPDSAWSRGNAWALYGFANASRHTGKRAYLHAAKRIAHFFLAALPEDNVPHWDFRCGGEEEEPRDSSAAAIAASGLLEIEAQVPQREKRMYRRAAEKILQSLSTHYLASDESEAVLTKATGNAPQGRDINVSLIYGDYFFAEAIAKRNGWQRRIF
- a CDS encoding carbohydrate ABC transporter permease, translating into MKAKMGESVQLQTRRNKAAKSTLTWYLFLLPTLLGIACFILYPVFESFRLSFYRSNGTIETWIGLGNYQRVLGSSAFWNAVYNTFYIAFFQLLLAIPAGFVLASMINRIKRFQSMFKVLFFLPNVTSIVAAAMIFMFVLQPEVGLINHFLDLLGLPTSPWLSDPSTSKAGVILLAVWHWLGFVIIICLANLQAISPELYEAAEIDGASSLQQWLFITIPNMAGTFAFLFIMGWISGLQRFQEVFVLGGPGGSPSRSMQTVVALIYERGFGGFEFGIASAITVLLFLIILAFTVLNLKLTRLKL